Proteins encoded within one genomic window of Halodesulfurarchaeum formicicum:
- the fdhF gene encoding formate dehydrogenase subunit alpha, giving the protein MATSSDGELEPKKSICPFCGVGCGLTYNEDNGKGTGWEGPVNTRGELCPKGAAAFEMLDADDRITQPMVRENGHLVTASWEEAMDRVAENFGEIVEEHGPEALGFFASSNCTNEENYLLQKIARKIGTNTIDNCARLCHASTVAAMGKQLNVGAMTNTTDDLGEADVFLVCGANPAEQHPVIFNSYLGAALRDGTEMVHIDPRENQTTQQADMHVGVTPGYDIPVLNAMAKVIIEEELHDEEFVAERTEGFEAFEEHLADVDVAENAELAGVPEENIREAAHKVAEADRVASFTGMGMSQHKYGTDNVHALINLVLLTGNIGKPGTGVNPLRGQNNVQGAADVGASPSSLPGYQSVEDPEVRADFEEAWGFEPPAEPGLTEVEASHAAGDEIQGLYVFAENPAITEPHSDRIHEDLQEAFLVVQDLFMTETAEYADVILPGSAWAEKEGTYTNTDRRLQRVRQMRSPPGDAKSDLEIIAEFGRRMTDLEIDYDGAEAVFDELASVSPIYAGITYDGIGESYQRWPFYEGAESGVDILHEDEFYGGEKTAPFALVEHIDPGDEVEEGELVLTTGRVMQHFNSGALSRRTETLMRMRGEDVLEMHPTDAEERGIEDGDWVRVENERGEVEVEVAVTPAIAEGTVFMTFHYADPLVNRLTGDYLDPVAKIPEYKHSAVSVSKTE; this is encoded by the coding sequence ATGGCAACATCCAGCGACGGTGAACTGGAGCCGAAGAAGTCCATCTGTCCCTTCTGTGGGGTCGGATGTGGACTGACCTACAACGAAGACAACGGCAAGGGCACCGGCTGGGAGGGGCCGGTCAACACCCGCGGCGAGCTCTGCCCCAAGGGGGCGGCCGCCTTCGAGATGCTCGATGCGGACGACCGCATCACCCAGCCGATGGTCCGGGAGAACGGCCATCTGGTCACCGCCTCCTGGGAGGAGGCCATGGACCGCGTGGCCGAGAACTTCGGGGAGATCGTCGAGGAACACGGCCCCGAGGCCCTGGGCTTTTTCGCCTCCTCGAACTGCACCAACGAGGAGAACTACCTCCTCCAGAAGATCGCTCGCAAGATCGGCACGAACACGATCGACAACTGCGCGCGACTCTGCCATGCCTCCACGGTCGCCGCGATGGGCAAACAGCTCAACGTCGGCGCGATGACCAACACCACCGACGACCTGGGCGAGGCCGACGTCTTCCTCGTCTGCGGGGCCAACCCCGCCGAGCAGCACCCGGTCATCTTCAACTCCTATCTCGGGGCCGCCCTGCGGGATGGCACCGAGATGGTCCACATCGACCCGCGGGAGAACCAGACCACCCAGCAGGCCGACATGCACGTGGGTGTCACCCCGGGCTATGACATCCCGGTGCTGAACGCGATGGCGAAGGTCATCATCGAGGAGGAACTCCACGACGAGGAGTTCGTCGCGGAGCGCACCGAGGGCTTCGAGGCTTTCGAGGAGCATCTCGCCGACGTCGACGTCGCCGAGAACGCCGAACTCGCGGGCGTGCCCGAGGAGAACATCCGCGAGGCCGCACACAAGGTCGCCGAAGCCGACCGCGTGGCCTCCTTCACCGGCATGGGCATGAGCCAGCACAAGTACGGGACGGACAACGTCCACGCGCTCATCAACCTCGTCCTGCTCACGGGCAACATCGGCAAGCCCGGGACGGGTGTGAACCCGCTCCGCGGCCAGAACAACGTCCAGGGCGCGGCCGACGTGGGCGCGAGCCCGAGCTCCCTGCCGGGCTATCAGTCCGTCGAGGACCCCGAGGTCCGGGCCGACTTCGAGGAAGCCTGGGGCTTCGAGCCGCCGGCCGAACCCGGCCTGACCGAGGTCGAGGCCAGTCACGCGGCGGGCGACGAGATCCAGGGCCTGTACGTGTTCGCCGAGAACCCCGCGATCACCGAACCCCACTCCGACCGGATTCACGAGGACCTCCAGGAGGCCTTCCTGGTCGTCCAGGACCTCTTCATGACCGAGACGGCCGAATACGCCGACGTCATCCTGCCCGGGAGCGCCTGGGCGGAGAAGGAGGGGACCTACACCAACACGGACCGTCGCCTGCAGCGGGTCCGACAGATGCGCTCCCCGCCCGGGGACGCCAAGTCCGACCTGGAGATCATCGCCGAGTTCGGTCGTCGGATGACCGACCTGGAGATCGACTATGACGGTGCCGAGGCGGTCTTCGATGAACTCGCGAGCGTGAGCCCGATCTACGCGGGCATCACCTACGACGGTATCGGCGAGAGCTACCAGCGCTGGCCGTTCTACGAGGGGGCCGAATCCGGCGTGGACATCCTGCACGAGGACGAGTTCTACGGCGGCGAGAAGACCGCCCCGTTCGCGCTCGTCGAGCATATCGACCCGGGCGACGAGGTCGAGGAGGGCGAACTCGTGCTGACCACCGGGCGGGTCATGCAGCACTTCAACAGCGGGGCGCTCTCCCGTCGCACCGAGACCCTGATGCGCATGCGCGGCGAGGACGTCCTGGAGATGCACCCCACGGACGCCGAGGAACGTGGCATCGAGGACGGCGACTGGGTGCGAGTCGAGAACGAGCGCGGCGAGGTCGAGGTCGAGGTCGCCGTCACCCCCGCCATCGCCGAGGGGACGGTCTTCATGACCTTCCACTACGCCGACCCGCTCGTCAACCGCCTGACCGGCGACTACCTCGATCCGGTCGCGAAGATCCCCGAGTACAAGCACAGCGCCGTCTCGGTCTCGAAGACCGAGTAG
- a CDS encoding cupin domain-containing protein gives MAENFKIVDPDSVPETPFPESGVTHTKLSGELRAQEMRINQVTVDPGEVVGYHSHTRQEEIYVCHRGPGEVYIDGEHYEVPEGGIVRIGCDVPRQVLNTGEEPTVWIMFGAPPIGTVQDFGEYEVAEGGYDEA, from the coding sequence ATGGCGGAGAACTTCAAGATCGTCGATCCGGATTCGGTCCCGGAGACGCCGTTCCCGGAGTCGGGCGTGACTCACACCAAACTCAGCGGCGAGTTGCGGGCCCAGGAGATGCGGATCAATCAGGTCACCGTCGACCCAGGTGAGGTCGTCGGCTATCACAGCCACACCCGCCAGGAAGAGATCTACGTCTGTCACAGGGGGCCGGGCGAGGTCTACATCGACGGCGAGCACTACGAGGTGCCGGAGGGTGGAATCGTGCGGATCGGCTGTGATGTCCCCCGACAGGTGTTAAATACTGGTGAGGAGCCGACAGTCTGGATCATGTTCGGGGCCCCGCCGATCGGAACCGTCCAGGACTTCGGGGAGTACGAGGTCGCCGAGGGCGGCTACGACGAGGCGTAG
- a CDS encoding trimethylamine methyltransferase family protein: MSMDFDLETQDTPFIDRLDEEGKEAIHEASMYIIEELGIQVKHDEAIEYFEEAGATIEDDYLVKADRSLIEEKVEEAPESFTLHARNPENNLEIGGGDTFRAPGYGAPNIRTFEDGRRSSTIEDYEMFMKLAQEEDVINSTGYNVAEPTNVDQEVKHLEMVKRSLEYTDLPVMVSTYGQDRTDPTLEMVGIAVGDRDLSKTYAAGLVNTVPPRTLDKAMTGGLVGLAKEGQAPVVSSFIQAGASGPGTMAGAVALANAENLMGITLTQLINPGNPVVYGVPASNLDMRYGSLSIGSAESALFANVAGTMGRFYGVPSRGGGGLTDSKTVDYQAGFESMLVNGVAELSGVDFILHSAGIIESYSTISPEKFVLDAEALRFLDRFQDGYEINEEMLALDIVESIDPDDHFLGESHTLKYAGKEFLIPEVVDKRSHGDWKGDGEKSAFEMGHDRVQELLDSYSKPELDEETQAELDELYESAKAEVWENA; the protein is encoded by the coding sequence ATGAGTATGGACTTCGATCTCGAAACACAGGACACGCCGTTCATCGATCGCCTCGACGAGGAAGGCAAAGAGGCCATCCACGAGGCGTCGATGTACATCATCGAAGAACTGGGGATTCAGGTCAAGCACGACGAGGCCATCGAGTACTTCGAGGAGGCCGGGGCGACCATCGAGGACGACTATCTGGTCAAGGCCGACCGCTCGCTGATCGAGGAGAAAGTCGAGGAGGCGCCGGAGTCCTTTACCCTCCACGCGCGCAACCCCGAGAACAACCTGGAGATCGGCGGCGGGGACACCTTCCGAGCCCCGGGCTATGGCGCGCCGAACATCCGGACCTTCGAGGACGGTCGACGCAGTTCGACCATCGAAGACTACGAGATGTTCATGAAGCTGGCCCAGGAGGAAGACGTCATCAACTCCACGGGCTACAACGTGGCCGAGCCCACAAACGTCGATCAGGAAGTCAAGCACCTGGAGATGGTCAAGCGGTCCCTGGAGTACACGGACCTGCCCGTGATGGTCTCGACCTACGGCCAGGACCGCACGGACCCCACCCTCGAGATGGTCGGCATCGCCGTCGGCGATCGCGACCTCTCGAAGACCTACGCGGCCGGCCTGGTCAACACCGTGCCGCCGCGGACCCTCGATAAGGCCATGACCGGCGGGCTGGTCGGGCTGGCCAAGGAGGGGCAGGCGCCGGTCGTCTCGTCGTTCATCCAGGCCGGGGCCTCCGGCCCGGGCACCATGGCCGGGGCAGTCGCCCTCGCGAACGCCGAGAACCTGATGGGCATCACGCTGACCCAGCTCATCAACCCCGGCAACCCCGTGGTCTACGGGGTGCCGGCCTCGAACCTGGACATGCGCTATGGCTCGCTCTCCATTGGCAGCGCCGAGTCCGCGCTGTTCGCCAACGTCGCCGGGACGATGGGTCGGTTCTACGGCGTCCCGTCCCGCGGTGGCGGCGGACTGACCGACTCGAAGACCGTGGACTACCAGGCCGGCTTCGAATCGATGCTGGTCAACGGCGTGGCGGAACTCTCCGGCGTGGACTTCATCCTGCACTCCGCGGGTATCATCGAGTCCTACTCCACCATCTCTCCCGAGAAGTTCGTCCTCGACGCCGAGGCACTGCGTTTCCTCGACCGGTTCCAGGACGGCTACGAGATCAACGAGGAGATGCTGGCCCTGGACATCGTCGAGTCGATCGATCCGGACGATCACTTCCTCGGCGAGTCCCACACGCTCAAGTACGCCGGGAAGGAGTTCCTCATCCCGGAAGTCGTCGACAAGCGCTCGCACGGTGACTGGAAGGGCGACGGCGAGAAGTCCGCCTTCGAGATGGGCCACGACCGCGTCCAGGAGCTGCTCGACTCCTACTCGAAGCCGGAACTCGACGAGGAGACCCAGGCGGAACTCGACGAGCTCTACGAATCGGCCAAAGCAGAGGTCTGGGAGAACGCCTAA